The Synergistaceae bacterium genomic sequence TCCGAGGGTGACCTGCTGGCTGTCTCGTACTCCGAGAAGCCGAGGACCTCCCTGTGGAGGAGGCTATTCCAGTGAGCCTGATCGAAGCCAGCGGAATCGTCAAGATCTATCGCACGGGCGACGTGGAGCTGCGGGCCCTCGACGGGGTCTCCTTCTCAGTGGAGCGTGGCGAGTTCGCCTCCATAATGGGTCACTCGGGCTCCGGAAAGTCCACCATGATGAACATCCTCGGCTGCCTGGACGTGCCCGACGAGGGGGAGTACGAACTGGACGGACACAGTGTGAGAGGCCTTTCACGGGATGACCGGGCTGACATCCGCAACTCCACCATCGGCTTCGTCTTCCAGGGCTTTAACCTGCTTCCAAGGGCGACCGCGCTGGAGAACGTGGAGCTTCCCCTGGTCTACGCCGGGATCCCGGCCAAGGAGCGCAGGAGGCGAGG encodes the following:
- a CDS encoding ABC transporter ATP-binding protein — its product is MIEASGIVKIYRTGDVELRALDGVSFSVERGEFASIMGHSGSGKSTMMNILGCLDVPDEGEYELDGHSVRGLSRDDRADIRNSTIGFVFQGFNLLPRATALENVELPLVYAGIPAKERRRRGAEALERVGLADRMTHRPNQLSGGQQQRVAIARALVGDTPLILADEPTGNLDTATSAEIMELFASLNRAGKTIVLVTHEPDVAKYSSRVIRFQDGRIVSDERSAPGA